A window of the Lactuca sativa cultivar Salinas chromosome 7, Lsat_Salinas_v11, whole genome shotgun sequence genome harbors these coding sequences:
- the LOC111890974 gene encoding uncharacterized protein LOC111890974, with protein MAKGRRLTISQSERFLGSYGYSGNTRNTEDDGVELGEDDVWYSMVDEMVNNENNGGDHRSINSDWYSRAPKGGSTKSLRRSCVLTPGSAGGLSVAFDDQPVKHMVASQRIIHQFRNDRDRLASPSHVATSAPVNVPDWSKIYRVDSVESMHDSDDGTDEHDSEMVPPHEYLARSHRTAAKSVFEGVGRTLKGRDMSRVRDAVWSQTGFDG; from the coding sequence ATGGCGAAAGGCCGGAGACTTACAATCAGCCAGAGCGAAAGGTTCCTGGGAAGCTACGGATACAGCGGAAACACCCGCAACACAGAGGACGACGGTGTAGAACTCGGCGAAGATGACGTTTGGTACTCTATGGTTGATGAAATGGTTAACAATGAAAACAACGGAGGCGATCATCGTTCCATCAATAGCGATTGGTACTCACGCGCCCCTAAGGGTGGTTCCACGAAGAGCCTCCGTCGTTCCTGTGTTCTGACTCCTGGTTCCGCCGGCGGGCTTTCCGTGGCGTTTGATGATCAGCCGGTAAAGCATATGGTGGCGTCGCAGCGGATTATTCACCAGTTCCGGAACGACAGGGACAGGTTGGCGTCTCCAAGTCATGTTGCCACATCGGCACCAGTGAACGTGCCTGACTGGTCAAAGATTTACCGAGTTGACTCGGTTGAATCGATGCATGACTCGGATGATGGGACAGATGAACATGACTCGGAAATGGTCCCACCCCATGAGTATTTAGCTCGGAGCCATAGAACGGCTGCCAAGTCGGTTTTTGAGGGTGTAGGTCGGACCCTTAAAGGCCGGGACATGAGCCGGGTTCGAGATGCTGTTTGGAGCCAAACCGGATTCGATGGTTAG